In Streptomyces alboniger, the following are encoded in one genomic region:
- a CDS encoding LysR family transcriptional regulator, whose product MELEVRHLRALCAIADAGSLHKAARQLGMSQPSLTTQLRRIENALGGQLFSRERTGCRPTPLGRIVLSRARPLVTEMRALVAETKAAAAGRGEGPRLRIGSTASRAIPGWLRRLRVRLPGTEISLQMDVSANALLRLVAAAQLDVVFVHEVEGSPLRLPESLRRRVLLDREPQFVSLAADHPAAERPVVRLGDLADDRWMVDPTVDGEWDGLRRVLSAAGLNPPVLHGDYLTAASLVATGEVVTLCQPTSRGRADMAVRPLFGDPLGVRLLVAARTEDELNAVYGELEAAYWEAARQSAAYTEWLLRAGDPRGATGGPLVPATR is encoded by the coding sequence ATGGAGCTTGAGGTCAGGCACCTCCGCGCGCTGTGCGCCATCGCCGACGCCGGCAGCCTGCACAAGGCCGCTCGCCAGCTCGGTATGAGCCAGCCGTCGTTGACGACCCAGCTGCGGCGCATAGAGAACGCGCTCGGCGGCCAGCTCTTCTCCCGCGAACGCACCGGCTGCCGTCCCACACCGCTCGGCCGGATCGTCCTCAGCCGGGCCCGCCCCCTGGTCACGGAGATGCGGGCCCTGGTGGCCGAGACCAAGGCCGCCGCCGCCGGCAGGGGCGAGGGGCCGCGGCTGCGCATCGGCTCCACGGCGAGCCGCGCCATACCGGGCTGGCTGCGCAGACTGCGGGTGCGCCTGCCGGGGACCGAGATCTCCCTCCAGATGGACGTGTCCGCCAACGCGCTGCTGCGCCTGGTGGCCGCGGCGCAGCTCGACGTCGTGTTCGTGCACGAGGTCGAGGGCAGCCCGCTGCGGCTGCCCGAGTCGCTCCGAAGACGGGTCCTGCTCGACCGCGAGCCGCAGTTCGTCTCCCTCGCCGCGGACCATCCGGCGGCCGAGCGTCCCGTCGTACGCCTCGGCGACCTCGCGGACGACCGCTGGATGGTCGACCCCACCGTCGACGGCGAGTGGGACGGCCTGCGCCGCGTCCTGTCCGCGGCCGGGCTCAACCCGCCTGTCCTGCACGGCGACTACCTCACCGCGGCGTCCCTCGTCGCGACCGGCGAGGTCGTCACGCTCTGCCAGCCGACCTCGCGGGGCCGCGCCGACATGGCCGTACGTCCCCTCTTCGGCGATCCTCTCGGCGTGCGGCTCCTGGTGGCGGCCCGCACGGAGGACGAACTGAACGCGGTCTACGGCGAGCTGGAGGCCGCCTACTGGGAGGCCGCGCGGCAGTCCGCCGCCTATACGGAGTGGCTGCTGCGGGCCGGCGACCCGCGGGGCGCCACCGGCGGGCCCTTGGTCCCCGCCACCCGGTGA
- the snpA gene encoding snapalysin: MSKRHLSRYLSVAAVLGLTVAGLGVNSASAAPSYAQYEGSAREAKANKAFFEAVVKAVAEKRAANPGAKSVTVVYDASGAPTFARQIAGSTSIWNSSVSNVKLQQGSSGASFSYREGNDPRGSYASTDGHGKGYIFLDYAQNKEYDSTRVTTHETGHVLGLPDTYDGPCSQLMSGGGPGPSCTNAQPDAAERGKVEQLWANGLAKALHKVR; the protein is encoded by the coding sequence ATGAGCAAGCGACACCTGTCCCGATACCTGTCCGTCGCGGCCGTCCTCGGTCTCACCGTCGCCGGTCTCGGCGTGAACTCGGCGTCCGCCGCACCGTCGTACGCCCAGTACGAGGGTTCGGCGCGGGAGGCCAAGGCCAACAAGGCGTTCTTCGAAGCCGTCGTGAAGGCGGTCGCCGAGAAGCGCGCCGCCAACCCCGGCGCGAAGTCCGTGACGGTCGTCTACGACGCGTCCGGGGCGCCCACCTTCGCCCGGCAGATAGCCGGCTCCACGTCCATATGGAACTCCTCGGTCTCCAACGTGAAGCTCCAGCAGGGCAGTTCCGGCGCCAGCTTCTCCTACCGCGAGGGCAATGACCCGCGCGGTTCGTACGCCAGCACCGACGGCCACGGCAAGGGCTACATCTTCCTGGACTACGCCCAGAACAAGGAGTACGACTCGACGCGCGTCACCACGCACGAGACCGGGCACGTGCTGGGGCTGCCGGACACCTACGACGGGCCGTGCAGCCAGCTGATGTCCGGGGGTGGACCCGGGCCCTCCTGCACGAACGCGCAGCCGGACGCGGCTGAGCGCGGGAAGGTCGAGCAGCTCTGGGCCAACGGTCTCGCCAAGGCGTTGCACAAGGTTCGCTAA
- a CDS encoding FUSC family protein yields the protein MPRETPTAPPVPRGPRRPRPLTPPDWLVRSLRPQSAPVPWAAVARASLAMALPLAVGLLAGQPTYGALASMGALSGVIGDTADAYRMRVLNIAVPQLFGALGVTLGSLAFGHGWVTVGAVTFVALVSGMMSTIGAVASVSGLLLLLNCVIGAGLPMPGQWWLAPALMTGGGLLVLALGLLAWPLRSGVPERTAVAASYRAVAALLDAAGTDAYDDARAAVTTSLNQSYDLVLARRARDHGRNPDLVRLVAQLNALTPIIEAAPATHLGARHARVRLPAEVPAAVRSLAEAVERGGQGATALPAPGDEPGDHAARALDHAVRHAVETLGDTDPLGVIETDDRLGRPAALRVRARRAARNVVLSGASWRYGLRLALCIGVAQALVSLIDVPRSYWVALTVTFVLKPDFGSVFSRAVLRALGTAAGLVVAAAVLAEVPHGWWDVPVMLLLAPLIPALTTRGYGYQTAAITPVILLLSDILNHQGLGLVVPRLVDSLIGCAITLVAGYLLWPESWGTRIGDRLADAVADTAGYVECAFGATVEPAARARLRRRLYRDLSVIRSEFQRALTEPPPTGRRATAWWPLVVAVERILDATTAARVRIKHGAQPPDPAEVAEVAHELRELADGLRASDVLEEVRSHFTVGPKESVLEPLRQEVGAARAIATPR from the coding sequence ATGCCTCGTGAGACCCCCACCGCACCTCCGGTTCCACGCGGCCCCCGGCGCCCCCGCCCGCTGACCCCACCGGACTGGCTGGTCAGGTCCCTCAGGCCGCAGTCCGCGCCCGTCCCCTGGGCGGCCGTCGCCCGCGCCTCCCTCGCCATGGCGCTGCCGCTCGCCGTCGGCCTCCTCGCGGGACAGCCCACGTACGGCGCGCTCGCCTCCATGGGCGCGCTGTCCGGCGTCATCGGCGACACCGCCGACGCCTACCGCATGCGCGTCCTCAACATCGCCGTCCCCCAGCTCTTCGGCGCCCTCGGCGTCACCCTCGGCTCGCTCGCCTTCGGGCACGGCTGGGTGACGGTCGGCGCGGTCACCTTCGTGGCGCTCGTCTCCGGGATGATGTCGACGATCGGGGCCGTCGCGTCCGTATCGGGACTGCTCCTGCTGCTCAACTGCGTGATCGGCGCGGGGCTTCCGATGCCCGGCCAGTGGTGGCTCGCCCCGGCCCTGATGACCGGCGGCGGGCTCCTCGTCCTCGCGCTCGGCCTGCTCGCCTGGCCGCTGCGGTCCGGCGTTCCCGAGCGCACCGCGGTCGCCGCCTCCTACCGCGCGGTGGCCGCGCTCCTCGACGCGGCGGGCACGGACGCGTACGACGACGCGCGCGCCGCCGTGACCACCTCGCTGAACCAGAGCTACGACCTCGTCCTCGCCCGCCGCGCCCGCGACCACGGCCGCAACCCCGATCTGGTCCGCCTCGTCGCCCAGTTGAACGCCCTCACCCCGATCATCGAGGCGGCACCCGCCACCCACCTCGGCGCCCGCCACGCGCGCGTACGCCTCCCCGCCGAGGTCCCGGCGGCGGTGCGGTCCCTGGCGGAGGCCGTGGAGCGGGGCGGGCAGGGCGCCACGGCCCTCCCGGCGCCCGGCGACGAGCCCGGTGACCACGCGGCCCGTGCCCTCGACCACGCCGTGCGGCACGCGGTGGAGACGCTGGGCGACACCGACCCGCTCGGCGTCATCGAGACCGACGACCGCCTCGGCCGGCCCGCCGCGCTGCGGGTGCGGGCCCGGCGCGCCGCCCGCAACGTCGTACTCTCCGGAGCCTCCTGGCGCTACGGCCTGCGGCTCGCCCTGTGCATCGGCGTCGCGCAGGCACTGGTCTCGCTGATCGACGTGCCCAGGTCGTACTGGGTCGCCCTCACCGTCACGTTCGTCCTCAAGCCCGACTTCGGCTCGGTCTTCTCCCGCGCCGTCCTGCGCGCGCTCGGCACGGCCGCGGGCCTGGTCGTCGCGGCCGCCGTCCTCGCCGAGGTGCCGCACGGCTGGTGGGACGTGCCCGTGATGCTGCTGCTCGCCCCGCTCATCCCCGCGCTCACCACGCGCGGCTACGGCTACCAGACGGCGGCGATCACGCCCGTCATCCTGCTGCTCTCCGACATCCTCAACCACCAGGGCCTCGGCCTCGTCGTCCCGCGCCTGGTCGACAGCCTCATCGGCTGCGCCATCACGCTCGTCGCGGGGTATCTGCTGTGGCCCGAGAGCTGGGGGACGCGGATCGGCGACCGGCTCGCGGACGCGGTCGCGGACACCGCCGGGTACGTGGAGTGCGCGTTCGGCGCCACCGTCGAACCGGCCGCGCGGGCCCGCCTGCGTCGCCGTCTCTACCGCGACCTGTCGGTGATCCGCTCCGAGTTCCAGCGGGCCCTGACCGAGCCACCGCCCACCGGAAGGCGCGCCACCGCGTGGTGGCCGCTGGTCGTCGCCGTCGAACGCATCCTGGACGCCACGACCGCCGCCCGCGTCCGCATCAAGCACGGAGCGCAGCCACCGGACCCCGCCGAGGTGGCGGAAGTAGCGCACGAACTGCGGGAGTTGGCGGACGGCCTGCGCGCCTCGGACGTACTGGAAGAGGTGCGCTCACACTTCACGGTCGGCCCCAAGGAGAGCGTCCTGGAACCGCTGCGCCAGGAGGTAGGAGCAGCACGAGCAATCGCGACCCCCCGATAG
- a CDS encoding endonuclease/exonuclease/phosphatase family protein: protein MDSVTANPATEPEAEAAAEAGTHTRGRRRRRGTAWSGGILLSGVSAVLGFRLADSDGPTPVPQLLAFLPWLLLPTATALLLTVLARWRTGMVWGVAALGLLAWYMEPYGNTDAPKGRAVAELRVMTSNVEYDRETAGLLRAVREERPDLLFVEECDHACSATLREELPRAEYPYRASVDAYGPEGSVLLSKVPLKRAPRIPATLGMPAAVADVKGHPVRVQLAHPMPPMPRQVGLWREELGKIREYAAAGEGRSTIIAGDFNATQDHAAFRAILDAGRLRDAARLDGSSRAPSWPTAVPSPLGAQIDHVLATPDFSARDARFLEIGDTDHRTLVVTLTLHRPEKER from the coding sequence TTGGACAGCGTGACCGCCAACCCGGCCACCGAACCGGAGGCAGAAGCAGCGGCAGAAGCAGGGACGCACACACGAGGTAGAAGAAGGAGGCGAGGCACCGCGTGGAGCGGTGGAATCCTGCTCAGCGGCGTCAGCGCCGTCCTGGGATTCCGCCTCGCCGACTCCGACGGCCCCACCCCCGTCCCGCAACTCCTCGCCTTCCTGCCCTGGCTCCTCCTGCCCACCGCCACCGCACTCCTGCTGACCGTCCTCGCCCGCTGGCGCACCGGCATGGTCTGGGGCGTGGCCGCCCTGGGCCTCCTCGCCTGGTACATGGAGCCCTACGGCAACACCGACGCCCCGAAGGGAAGGGCCGTCGCCGAACTGCGCGTCATGACGTCCAACGTCGAGTACGACCGCGAGACAGCGGGGCTGCTCCGCGCCGTCCGCGAGGAGCGACCCGACCTGCTCTTCGTGGAGGAGTGCGACCACGCCTGCTCCGCGACCCTGCGCGAAGAGCTTCCCCGCGCCGAGTACCCCTACCGCGCGTCGGTCGACGCGTACGGCCCGGAGGGTTCCGTCCTCCTCTCCAAGGTCCCCCTCAAGCGCGCCCCCCGCATCCCCGCCACCCTCGGCATGCCCGCGGCGGTGGCGGACGTGAAGGGGCACCCCGTGCGCGTCCAGCTCGCCCATCCCATGCCCCCGATGCCCCGCCAGGTCGGCCTGTGGCGCGAGGAGCTGGGGAAGATCCGGGAGTACGCCGCCGCCGGTGAGGGGCGGTCCACGATCATCGCCGGTGACTTCAACGCCACCCAGGACCACGCCGCCTTCCGCGCCATCCTCGACGCGGGCCGCCTGCGCGACGCCGCCCGCCTCGACGGTTCCTCGCGCGCCCCCAGCTGGCCCACCGCCGTGCCCTCGCCGCTCGGCGCGCAGATCGACCACGTCCTCGCGACGCCCGACTTCTCCGCCCGCGACGCCCGTTTCCTGGAGATCGGCGACACCGACCACCGGACACTCGTCGTCACGCTCACCCTGCACCGCCCCGAGAAGGAGCGTTGA
- a CDS encoding ABC transporter permease, giving the protein MSATAPTETQDLAPVRTESLAELLIATERPPRPSALSACLTFGWRAMLKIKHVPEQLFDVTAFPIMMVLMYTYLFGGALAGSPQEYIQYLLPGILVMSVVMITMYTGVSVNTDIEKGVFDRFRTLPIWRPSTMVGYLLGDALRYAIASVVILTVGLIMGFRPDGGLLGVVGGIAVLLVFSFAFSWIWTMFGLLLRTEKSVMGVSMMVIFPLTFLSDIFVKPETMPGWLQAFVNNNPITHVSSAVRALMDGTSPTTELMWTLGWVVLLVGVFGPVTMRLYNRK; this is encoded by the coding sequence ATGAGCGCCACCGCCCCCACCGAGACCCAGGACCTCGCGCCCGTCAGGACCGAGTCCCTCGCCGAACTCCTCATCGCCACCGAGCGGCCGCCCCGGCCCAGCGCGCTCTCCGCCTGCCTCACCTTCGGCTGGCGCGCGATGCTGAAGATCAAGCACGTACCGGAGCAGCTGTTCGACGTCACGGCCTTCCCGATCATGATGGTGCTGATGTACACGTACCTGTTCGGGGGCGCGCTGGCCGGGTCGCCGCAGGAGTACATCCAGTACCTGCTGCCGGGCATCCTGGTGATGTCCGTGGTCATGATCACGATGTATACGGGCGTCTCGGTCAACACCGACATCGAGAAGGGCGTCTTCGACCGCTTCCGTACGCTGCCGATCTGGCGCCCCTCGACGATGGTCGGCTACCTCCTCGGCGACGCCCTGCGCTATGCCATCGCTTCCGTCGTCATCCTGACCGTCGGCCTCATCATGGGCTTCCGCCCCGACGGCGGCCTGCTCGGCGTGGTCGGCGGTATCGCGGTGCTGCTCGTCTTCTCCTTCGCGTTCTCGTGGATCTGGACGATGTTCGGGCTGCTGCTGCGCACGGAGAAGTCGGTGATGGGCGTCAGCATGATGGTGATCTTCCCGCTGACGTTCCTCAGCGACATCTTCGTGAAGCCCGAGACGATGCCGGGCTGGCTCCAGGCCTTCGTCAACAACAACCCCATCACCCATGTCTCCTCGGCGGTCCGCGCCCTGATGGACGGCACGTCGCCGACGACGGAGCTGATGTGGACGCTGGGGTGGGTGGTGCTGCTGGTGGGGGTGTTCGGGCCGGTGACCATGCGGTTGTACAACCGCAAGTAG
- a CDS encoding ATP-binding cassette domain-containing protein: MSTLAIETAGLVKTFGDNRAVDGIDLTVRAGTVYGVLGPNGAGKTTAVKMLATLLRPDGGEAHVFGHDVVREADAVRGLVSLTGQYASVDEDLTGLENLILLGRLTGHTKKAARDRAGQLLEAFGLTEAAGRQVKNYSGGMRRRIDIAASILNTPDLLFLDEPTTGLDPRSRNQVWDIVRAVVAHGTTVLLTTQYLDEADQLAARIAVIDKGKVIAEGTKGELKASVGAGSVHVRLREADQREEAARLLGAVLDAQIQLEPDPVALTARVGTDDGALNGRGAAEQASRALAELAHAGITVDNFALGQPSLDEVFLALTGADAGHSVPATDTQKHSQKDSQKEATA, encoded by the coding sequence ATGAGCACCCTGGCCATCGAGACCGCGGGTCTGGTCAAGACCTTCGGCGACAACCGCGCGGTCGACGGCATCGACCTCACCGTCCGGGCCGGCACGGTCTACGGCGTACTCGGGCCGAACGGCGCGGGCAAGACCACGGCGGTCAAGATGCTCGCCACGCTCCTGCGTCCCGACGGCGGCGAGGCGCACGTCTTCGGCCACGACGTGGTGCGGGAGGCCGACGCCGTACGCGGCCTGGTCAGCCTCACCGGGCAGTACGCGTCGGTCGACGAGGACCTGACCGGCCTGGAGAACCTGATCCTGCTGGGCCGCCTCACCGGCCACACCAAGAAGGCGGCGCGTGACCGCGCCGGACAGCTCCTCGAAGCGTTCGGCCTGACCGAGGCGGCCGGTCGCCAGGTGAAGAACTACTCCGGCGGCATGCGGCGGCGCATCGACATCGCCGCGTCCATCCTCAACACCCCCGACCTGCTCTTCCTGGACGAGCCGACGACCGGCCTCGACCCGCGCAGCCGCAACCAGGTCTGGGACATCGTGCGCGCGGTCGTCGCCCACGGCACCACGGTCCTGCTCACCACCCAGTACCTCGACGAGGCCGACCAGTTGGCCGCCCGCATCGCCGTCATCGACAAGGGCAAGGTGATCGCCGAGGGCACCAAGGGCGAGCTGAAGGCGTCGGTCGGCGCCGGCTCGGTGCACGTGCGGCTGCGGGAGGCCGACCAGCGCGAGGAAGCGGCGCGGCTGCTCGGCGCGGTGCTCGACGCGCAGATCCAGCTGGAGCCCGACCCGGTCGCGCTGACGGCCCGCGTCGGCACGGACGACGGCGCCCTCAACGGCCGCGGCGCCGCCGAGCAGGCCTCGCGGGCGCTGGCCGAGCTGGCCCACGCCGGCATCACCGTCGACAACTTCGCGCTGGGCCAGCCCAGCCTGGACGAGGTCTTCCTCGCCCTGACCGGTGCGGACGCCGGTCACTCCGTCCCCGCGACCGACACGCAGAAGCACTCGCAGAAGGACTCGCAGAAGGAGGCCACGGCATGA
- a CDS encoding SH3 domain-containing protein has protein sequence MRIALTLGAACAAAVLTAGSAATATASTPASTPASTPASTPAGNDGSVIWGTVVSGPDLKVRDQPATSGEIVAKLPHGSQDRVECVTHGTAVHGDPHWYWLSGVRGWVSAAYVDTGGRHVPSCTSADPCPQWRDRDCHHDPCAEHNH, from the coding sequence ATGCGAATCGCTCTGACCCTGGGGGCGGCCTGCGCGGCAGCCGTACTCACAGCCGGATCCGCCGCCACCGCCACCGCGTCCACGCCCGCGTCCACGCCCGCGTCCACGCCCGCGTCCACGCCCGCCGGCAACGACGGCTCGGTCATCTGGGGCACCGTCGTCTCCGGTCCCGATCTGAAGGTCAGGGACCAGCCGGCCACCAGCGGCGAGATCGTCGCGAAGCTGCCGCACGGCAGTCAGGACCGCGTCGAATGCGTCACGCACGGCACCGCTGTCCACGGCGACCCGCACTGGTACTGGCTGAGCGGCGTCCGCGGCTGGGTGAGCGCGGCGTACGTCGACACCGGCGGCCGCCACGTGCCGAGCTGCACCTCCGCCGACCCGTGCCCCCAGTGGCGTGACCGGGACTGCCACCACGACCCGTGCGCCGAGCACAACCACTGA